A single Orcinus orca chromosome 2, mOrcOrc1.1, whole genome shotgun sequence DNA region contains:
- the AREL1 gene encoding apoptosis-resistant E3 ubiquitin protein ligase 1 isoform X2 produces MFYVIGGITVSVVAFFFTIKFLFELAARVVSFLQNEDRERRGDRTIYDYVRGNYLDPRSCKVSWDWKDPYEVGHSMAFRVHLFYKNGQPFPAHRPVGLRVHISHVELAVEIPVTQEVLQEPSSNVVKVAFTVRRAGRYEISVKLGGLNVAYSPYYKIFQPGMVVPSKTKIVCHFSTLVLTCGQPHTLQIVPRDEYDNPTNNSTSLRDEHNYSLSIHELGPPEEESTGVSFEKSVTSNRQTCQVFLRLTLHSRGCFHACISYQNQPINNGEFDIIVLSENERNIVERNVSTSGVSIYFEAYLYNAANCTSTPWHLPPMHTSSAQRRPSTALEEEDEDSPSECHTPEKVKKPKKVYCYVSPKQFSVKEFYLKIIPWRLYTFRVCPGTKFSYLGPDPVHKLLTLVVDDGIQPPVELSCKERNILAATFIRSLHKNLGGSETFQDKVNFFQRELRQVHMKRPHSKVTLKSLKATRNFSISDWSKNFEVVFQDEEALDWGGPRREWFELICKALFDTTNQLFTRFSDTNQALVHPNPNRPAHLRLKMYEFAGRLVGKCLYESSLGGAYKQLVRARFTRSFLAQIIGLRMHYKYFETDDPEFYKSKVCFILNNDMSEMELVFAEEKYNKSGQLDKVIELMTGGAQTPVTNANKIFYLNLLAQYRLASQVKEEVEHFLKGLNELVPENLLAIFDENELELLMCGTGDISVSDFKAHAVVVGGSWHFREKVMRWFWTVVSSLTQEELARLLQFTTGSSQLPPGGFAALCPSFQIIATPTHSTLPTAHTCFNQLCLPTYDSYEEVHRMLQLAISEGCEGFGML; encoded by the exons ATGTTTTACGTCATTG GTGGCATCACAGTGTCTGTGGTTGCATTCTTCTTCACAATTAAGTTCCTCTTCGAGCTTGCCGCACGTGTAGTCAGCTTCCTCCAGAATGAGGACCGAGAACGCCGAGGGGACCGGACTATATATGACTACGTGCGGGGAAATTACCTGGATCCCCGGTCATGCAAAGTCTCCTGGGATTGGAAGGACCCCTATGAGGTGGGCCACAGCATGGCCTTCCGAGTGCAT TTATTCTATAAGAACGGGCAGCCCTTTCCTGCACATCGGCCTGTAGGACTAAGAGTTCACATCTCTCATGTTGAGCTAGCAGTGGAAATTCCAGTGACCCAGGAAGTCCTCCAGGAGCCCAGTTCCAACGTGGTCAAGGTGGCCTTCACTGTGCGCAGGGCTGGGCGGTACGAAATCTCAGTGAAGCTTGGTGGATTAAACGTGGCCTATAGTCCCTACTACAAGATTTTTCAGCCTG GAATGGTGGTTCCTTCCAAGACCAAAATTGTGTGCCATTTTTCTACTCTCGTGTTGACCTGTGGGCAGCCACACACTCTTCAAATAGTGCCCCGAGATGAGTATGACAACCCTACCAACAATTCCACGTCCTTGAGAGATGAGCACAATTACAGTCTGTCCATTCATGAG CTCGGTCCTCCGGAAGAAGAGAGCACTGGTGTCTCATTTGAGAAGTCAGTGACATCCAACCGGCAGACCTGCCAGGTGTTCTTGCGGCTCACCCTGCATTCTCGAGGCTGCTTCCATGCCTGCATttcataccaaaaccagccaaTCAATAATGGCGAATTTGACATTATTGTCCTAAGTG AGAATGAGAGGAATATTGTCGAACGCAATGTGTCCACCTCAGGAGTGAGCATTTACTTTGAAGCTTATCTGTATAATGCTGCCAACTGCACCAGCACGCCGTGGCACCTCCCGCCCATGCACACAAGCTCTGCCCAGCGCCGGCCCTCCACGGCTCtggaggaggaagatgaagaCTCACCCTCTGAGTGTCACACCCCTGAGAAGGTGAAGAAACCTAAGAAGGTGTACTGCTACGTGTCACCAAAG CAATTCTCAGTGAAGGAGTTCTACCTGAAAATCATTCCCTGGCGCCTTTATACCTTCCGAGTGTGCCCAGGAACAAAA tTTTCATACCTCGGCCCTGACCCTGTCCATAAGCTGCTCACACTGGTGGTGGATGACGGCATTCAGCCTCCTGTGGAGCTCAGCTGTAAGGAGAGGAACATCCTAGCGGCCACGTTCATCCGCTCACTCCATAAAAACCTAG GAGGCTCTGAGACCTTTCAGGACAAGGTGAACTTTTTCCAGAGAGAGCTTCGGCAGGTACATATGAAAAGACCACATTCCAAAGTCACCCTGAAG TCTCTGAAAGCCACTCGGAATTTCTCCATCTCAGATTGGAGCAAGAACTTTGAAGTGGTTTTTCAGGATGAAGAAG CTCTGGACTGGGGAGGGCCTCGCCGGGAATGGTTTGAGCTAATCTGCAAAGCACTATTTGACACCACCAATCAGCTCTTCACCCGATTCAGTGACACCAACCAAGCATTA GTGCATCCCAACCCTAATCGCCCCGCTCATCTGCGCCTAAAGATGTATGAGTTTGCAGGGCGCCTGGTGGGCAAGTGTCTCTATGAGTCCTCTCTAGGAGGAGCCTACAAGCAGTTGGTCCGAGCTCGCTTCACCCGTTCTTTCTTGGCCCAAATCATAGGACTGCGTATGCATTACAAG TACTTTGAAACAGATGACCCAGAATTCTACAAATCTAAAGTTTGTTTCATCCTCAACAATGACATGAGTGAGATGGAGCTGGTCTTTGCAGAAGAGAAATATAACAAATCAGGTCAACTGGATAAG GTCATAGAACTTATGACAGGTGGAGCTCAAACCCCAGTCACCAACGCGAATAAAATCTTCTATTTAAATTTGCTGGCCCAGTATCGGCTGGCCAGTCAAGTGAAAGAGGAAGTGGAACATTTCCTAAAAG GCCTGAATGAGCTGGTCCCTGAGAACCTTTTGGCTATTTTTGATGAGAATGAGCTTGAG CTGCTGATGTGTGGGACTGGGGACATCAGTGTGTCCGACTTCAAAGCCCATGCGGTGGTCGTTGGTGGCTCATGGCATTTCAGAGAAAAG GTCATGAGGTGGTTTTGGACCGTGGTTTCCAGTTTGACGCAGGAGGAGTTGGCTCGGCTGCTTCAGTTCACAACAGGCTCGTCCCAGCTACCACCTGGAGGCTTTGCCGCCCTCTGTCCCTCATTCCAGATTATTGCCACTCCGACCCATAGCACGCTACCAACTGCACACACGTG TTTCAACCAGCTGTGCCTCCCTACGTATGACTCATATGAAGAGGTGCACAGGATGCTGCAGCTGGCCATCAGTGAGGGCTGCGAGGGCTTCGGCATGCTCTGA